From the Girardinichthys multiradiatus isolate DD_20200921_A chromosome 22, DD_fGirMul_XY1, whole genome shotgun sequence genome, one window contains:
- the znf503 gene encoding zinc finger protein 503 produces MITSSSASALKNSEICVVWQSSSGSSSRNSSINKPFLHSAPPSDPLRQAKRLPIKVLKMLTARSGHILHPEYLQPLPSTPVSPIELDAKKSPLALLAQTCSQIGKPDPPPSSKLSSVTSNGSSEKESKSGPLKLSDIGVDDKSSFKPYSKPTDKKDSSSGVSAGEKSGFRVPSATCQPFTPRTGSPNSTTSASPMPSEGKCGERDEKKESDCNKNGSSDGTGTTSHSRISVSCGGINVEVNQHQETTPGTKTSSSSSSESSSVTSVSSASVLGSGLVAPVSPYKPGQTVFPLPPAGMTYPGSLAGAYAGYPQHFLPHGGSLVNAQLAGSLGCSKAGSSPLAGASPPSIMSASLCRDPYCLSYHCASHLAGAAGASCTHDSAAAAAASALKSSYPLMYPTHPIHGVHSSAPSFSGHPLYPYGFMLPNDPLPHVCNWVSANGPCDKRFSTSEELLNHLRTHTAFTGAEKLISGYPGSSSLASAAAAAMACHMHMPPSGAPGSPGTLALRSPHHALGLSSRYHPYSKSPLPTHGAPVPVPAATGPYYSPYALYGQRLTTASALGYQ; encoded by the exons ATGATCACGTCGTCCTCGGCGTCTGCCTTGAAAAATAGTGAAATTTGTGTCGTGTGGCAAAGCAGCAGCGGCAGCAGTTCTCGGAATAGCAGCATCAACAAGCCGTTTCTTCACTCCGCACCTCCGTCCGATCCACTACGGCAAGCGAAGCGACTTCCAATCAaggttttgaaaatgcttaCGGCACGGTCGGGACACATTTTGCACCCGGAGTATCTGCAGCCTCTGCCTTCTACCCCAGTTAGTCCGATAGAG ctcGATGCCAAGAAAAGTCCGTTGGCTCTGCTGGCGCAGACCTGCTCCCAGATCGGCAAACCGGACCCGCCGCCCTCCTCCAAACTCTCCTCCGTAACGTCGAACGGATCTAGCGAGAAGGAATCTAAATCTGGCCCCCTGAAGCTAAGCGATATCGGCGTGGACGACAAATCCAGCTTCAAGCCGTATTCCAAGCCGACGGACAAGAAGGACTCGTCCTCAGGCGTCTCGGCCGGGGAGAAGTCCGGTTTCCGTGTGCCGAGCGCCACCTGCCAGCCGTTCACGCCGCGGACGGGCAGCCCCAACTCCACCACCTCAGCCTCTCCTATGCCGTCGGAGGGGAAATGCGGGGAGAGGGACGAGAAGAAGGAGTCTGACTGTAATAAAAACGGATCGTCAGACGGCACTGGCACCACCAGCCACAGCAGGATAAGCGTGAGCTGCGGTGGAATTAACGTGGAGGTCAACCAACACCAGGAGACGACTCCTGGCACCAAAACatcctcctcatcttcctcgGAGTCTTCCTCAGTGACTTCCGTATCCTCTGCATCAGTTCTCGGGTCAGGACTTGTGGCGCCGGTTTCCCCTTATAAACCAGGACAGACAGTGTTCCCTCTGCCCCCTGCTGGCATGACCTACCCGGGTAGCTTGGCCGGGGCCTATGCTGGTTACCCTCAACACTTCCTGCCACACGGAGGAAGCTTGGTGAACGCACAGCTGGCCGGCTCTCTGGGCTGCAGTAAAGCCGGATCCAGCCCCCTGGCCGGAGCTTCCCCGCCGTCCATCATGTCCGCCAGCCTGTGCAGAGATCCCTACTGCCTCAGTTACCATTGTGCCAGTCACTTAGCGGGCGCAGCCGGTGCTTCCTGCACGCACGACTCTGCGGCTGCAGCCGCCGCCAGCGCCCTCAAGTCCAGCTACCCTCTAATGTACCCGACACACCCCATCCACGGCGTCCACTCCTCGGCGCCGTCCTTCAGCGGACACCCCCTGTACCCTTACGGTTTCATGCTCCCCAACGACCCTCTCCCACATGTTTGTAATTGGGTGTCTGCAAATGGACCGTGCGACAAGCGCTTCTCCACTTCAGAGGAGCTCCTGAACCACCTGAGGACACACACTGCTTTTACCGGGGCGGAGAAGTTGATATCGGGCTACCCGGGCTCGTCATCACTGGCCAGCGCCGCAGCGGCGGCCATGGCCTGCCACATGCACATGCCACCGTCAGGAGCCCCGGGGAGTCCCGGGACTTTGGCTCTAAGGAGTCCGCACCACGCGTTAGGACTCAGTAGCCGCTACCACCCTTACTCCAAAAGTCCCCTGCCGACCCACGGCGCTCCTGTCCCCGTCCCCGCCGCCACCGGCCCTTACTACTCCCCCTATGCACTGTATGGAC